Below is a window of Brachyspira hampsonii DNA.
TGTTTCTCTTATTATACAAGATACTAATAGCGGAACATCTGAAAAATATACAGCTAATAAATTGACAAAGACAGCTTCTTAATATGCAGGAAAAAACTTTTTTATTGTAATAACTTTTAAAAATCAAAAAAGCTCCTGTTTAAATACAGGAGCTTTTATTTATATTCAATAAATATTATTTTTTAATAGTTTTATTTCCGCTTTCTTTACTGTTCATCAATGCTTCTTCTGCTTTAAGCATTCCCTGAGTTTTTTCAATTTTATTAAGATTGGCATTATCAGTTTTTGAAACTTCACTTTGAACAGCAGAATTTATTTCAGCTTCAATAGCAGCCCTCATATCTCCAAATTCATTATTAACGCCGTCAGCATTATCTTCATCGCCTGAAGGTCTTATAATCTGAGCTTTATCAACCAAAGAAGATTCAAATACTTTAGCAGCCTCATCTTCGCTTTGAGCCTCTCTAACCTGAGAAACAGCAGCAGCTTCAGAAGCCATTAAATCACCGCTGGAATGTACTATCATAACATCTTCAGGACGAACAGTTATAAGTCCGTTTTCTGTTCTAACGGCAAGTGCCACTCCTGTATCATTTTCCATAACCATTTCAACAG
It encodes the following:
- a CDS encoding flagellar hook assembly protein FlgD, with amino-acid sequence MISADALRMSDKEIKILKQEVGAFNLQHNFERDPTQNSLGKDAFLKLLTVQMSHQDPLSPMDNRDMIAQLAQFSSVEQMTEVNKNLDSMKTFYSSQTGYSMLGKSVEVMDEAGNIFLGPVEMVMENDTGVALAVRTENGLITVRPEDVMIVHSSGDLMASEAAAVSQVREAQSEDEAAKVFESSLVDKAQIIRPSGDEDNADGVNNEFGDMRAAIEAEINSAVQSEVSKTDNANLNKIEKTQGMLKAEEALMNSKESGNKTIKK